The following proteins are co-located in the Rhodoligotrophos appendicifer genome:
- a CDS encoding RidA family protein codes for MPGSSLDKKAIKTSLSTHGRPFEWGIAAGGFLYTAAAPIKADGTTETGDIRLQTRLALKNLADTLAAAGGSMADVTQAMLYVTDRSFIDPITQIWAEEFPPPYPNRGTVIVHEIGIKDIGLLIMAHAYLGKG; via the coding sequence GTGCCTGGTTCTAGTTTAGACAAGAAGGCGATCAAAACCTCCCTTTCAACACATGGAAGACCCTTCGAGTGGGGCATCGCCGCCGGTGGTTTTCTTTACACGGCAGCAGCGCCGATCAAAGCGGATGGGACCACCGAAACTGGTGACATCAGGCTTCAGACCCGTCTCGCGCTCAAGAATCTGGCTGATACTCTTGCGGCGGCCGGCGGGTCGATGGCTGACGTCACCCAGGCCATGCTTTATGTGACCGATCGCAGCTTCATCGATCCGATCACGCAAATCTGGGCGGAGGAATTCCCCCCTCCCTACCCTAACCGCGGGACCGTGATCGTCCACGAAATCGGCATCAAGGATATTGGCCTGCTGATCATGGCCCACGCTTATCTCGGCAAGGGCTGA
- a CDS encoding DUF1028 domain-containing protein yields the protein MFSLGFKFNTFTVVGRCPREGLLGVALTSSPLSVAARCSFIEANVAAVATQAYAHPGLGPLALKLLKLGYSPEKVLREIRSSDNFPEHRQLAIVDKNGNSAVFTGEKNLDWKGHKNGQNYVVMGNYLVGPDVVEAMEDAWLASESQLLEERLVRTIEAGKAAGGELGGHLSSGLLVYGRETYARTDLRVDMHQGPAGTDAVDSLRALFNEYRPLIPYYEQRPENPLLESWRAWREKNRSQ from the coding sequence ATGTTCAGCTTAGGTTTCAAATTCAATACCTTCACCGTTGTCGGAAGATGTCCCCGAGAAGGCCTCCTCGGGGTCGCTCTAACATCGAGCCCGCTCTCGGTCGCAGCCCGATGTTCCTTCATCGAAGCAAACGTGGCTGCAGTCGCCACACAAGCTTACGCACATCCCGGCCTTGGGCCGCTTGCGTTGAAGTTACTGAAGCTCGGCTACAGTCCGGAGAAGGTTCTCCGGGAGATCCGAAGCAGCGATAATTTCCCAGAGCACCGGCAACTGGCGATTGTCGACAAGAATGGCAACTCGGCAGTTTTCACTGGTGAAAAGAACCTCGATTGGAAGGGCCACAAGAACGGCCAGAACTATGTCGTCATGGGCAATTATCTCGTCGGCCCGGACGTCGTGGAGGCGATGGAAGATGCATGGCTCGCCAGCGAGAGTCAGTTACTCGAAGAGAGGCTTGTTCGCACAATTGAGGCCGGGAAAGCCGCGGGCGGCGAACTTGGCGGACATTTGTCATCAGGGCTTCTGGTCTATGGACGCGAAACCTATGCGCGTACCGACTTAAGAGTGGATATGCACCAGGGGCCGGCCGGCACAGATGCCGTCGATTCCCTTCGTGCCCTCTTCAACGAATACCGCCCTCTCATTCCCTATTACGAACAGCGGCCAGAAAATCCGCTGTTGGAGAGCTGGCGGGCATGGCGAGAAAAGAACAGGTCTCAGTAA
- a CDS encoding SDR family oxidoreductase, producing the protein MEWSGRCHRQLHRGCQRRERQRARQTSAESADEFIKMVPLGYLAEADSIGKAALFLASDDSFYITGHNLVVDGGLTLR; encoded by the coding sequence CTGGAATGGTCAGGCAGATGTCACCGACAACTTCACCGTGGCTGCCAAAGACGGGAGCGGCAGCGCGCGCGACAGACGAGTGCCGAGAGTGCGGACGAGTTCATCAAAATGGTACCGCTCGGCTACCTCGCCGAAGCTGATAGCATCGGAAAGGCGGCACTGTTCCTGGCCTCGGACGACTCCTTTTATATAACCGGACATAACCTTGTAGTGGATGGCGGGCTTACGCTTCGTTAG
- a CDS encoding alpha-hydroxy acid oxidase, protein MSEFPTLQDIVWAAREKLPRSVWDFVTFGTETETSLRRNRRSLDSLAFVPRVMRDVSEVQPDTCLLGINLRIPVMLAPVGSIALLDPAGAVAAARTAQSFGTVQIVSGFAAPDYATVARECPGPLIYALHPRAEQPFLNELVDGVVAAGYRAIAFVSEAAYYSRRERDLMSQVQTAGKRARSYGSYLAQQRSEGSDGKSPSKEGLLGTMATWEMLQRVKERSGLPVVLKGVTCAADARLAVEHGVDVIYVSNHGGRALDHARGTAQVLPEIVDAAGGKADVIIDGGFVRGTDVLKAVSLGAKAVCMGRMQSWALAAGGPDGLMRMLELLEEEIIIGMGLLGVNRLSELDPSYVEKVEPVVMPHPLSAFPVVMERIAAER, encoded by the coding sequence ATGTCCGAATTTCCCACGCTTCAGGACATTGTATGGGCCGCGCGAGAGAAACTGCCCCGTTCGGTGTGGGACTTCGTGACCTTCGGCACCGAAACCGAGACCAGCTTGCGTCGAAACCGCCGCTCCCTCGACAGCCTTGCATTCGTGCCCCGGGTCATGCGCGATGTGAGCGAGGTTCAACCCGACACCTGTCTGCTGGGCATTAACTTGCGTATTCCGGTCATGCTCGCTCCCGTGGGGTCAATTGCCCTTCTGGATCCGGCGGGAGCGGTAGCGGCCGCAAGAACCGCGCAGAGCTTCGGCACGGTCCAGATCGTCAGCGGATTTGCGGCGCCCGACTATGCGACCGTAGCCCGAGAATGCCCGGGGCCCCTCATATACGCCCTGCATCCTCGGGCCGAGCAGCCCTTCCTTAATGAATTGGTGGATGGCGTCGTGGCGGCGGGCTATCGGGCGATCGCCTTTGTGAGCGAGGCTGCCTATTACAGCCGGCGCGAACGCGACCTGATGAGTCAGGTACAGACGGCTGGCAAACGGGCCCGTAGCTACGGGAGCTACCTTGCGCAGCAGCGCTCCGAAGGGTCCGATGGTAAGTCGCCAAGCAAAGAGGGACTTCTCGGTACCATGGCGACATGGGAGATGCTCCAACGGGTCAAGGAGCGGTCGGGCCTGCCGGTCGTACTGAAAGGCGTGACTTGTGCGGCGGATGCGCGGCTGGCGGTCGAGCACGGGGTGGATGTGATTTACGTGTCCAATCACGGTGGGCGTGCATTGGATCATGCGCGGGGCACCGCGCAGGTTCTGCCGGAAATTGTCGATGCAGCTGGCGGAAAGGCGGACGTGATCATCGATGGCGGCTTCGTTCGCGGCACCGATGTTCTGAAGGCGGTGTCGCTCGGCGCCAAAGCTGTCTGCATGGGGCGCATGCAGTCATGGGCCTTGGCAGCGGGCGGCCCAGATGGACTGATGCGGATGTTGGAGCTCCTGGAGGAGGAGATCATCATCGGTATGGGCCTTCTCGGAGTTAATCGCCTGTCCGAGCTGGATCCATCCTATGTCGAGAAGGTGGAGCCGGTCGTTATGCCCCACCCCCTCAGCGCGTTCCCTGTCGTTATGGAGCGTATCGCTGCCGAACGCTGA
- a CDS encoding ABC transporter substrate-binding protein, whose protein sequence is MMLKRRTILMAAAMLAAMIAAPVTKAEELKQAVVVSSTAGVHAPFWIGIDKGFFKDAGFDVSWRQVASSTDRVAVVSSGDAVMGGTGAQGMIAVMSQGNKNFYWVGIPDAAQDISGIVAREGINSLQDLKGKKLAIQFGGSEEITDYLLLKNAGLDMYKDVQLVNLKQSEMIQALKQGLVDAAGAWYPEYKRLQEVPGAKKIASVADLGYWEKYHQIPAPNTLVMNKKFVEDDPAAAKRFLAAYWKAQQWIIDNRQEAAAIVAKISKQSPEEWLAWENMSERFTWKDQATQLSDKGAYPIMQSMEDFMADTIKKIDNKPDFREWVRQDLIVP, encoded by the coding sequence ATGATGTTGAAGCGTCGGACAATTCTGATGGCAGCCGCGATGTTGGCTGCGATGATCGCGGCCCCCGTCACTAAGGCGGAAGAGCTCAAACAAGCAGTGGTGGTATCCTCCACGGCCGGGGTTCACGCACCCTTCTGGATCGGAATCGACAAAGGCTTCTTCAAAGACGCCGGTTTCGATGTGTCGTGGCGACAAGTGGCGAGCTCGACCGACCGCGTGGCCGTCGTATCGTCTGGCGATGCGGTCATGGGTGGGACCGGCGCCCAGGGCATGATCGCGGTCATGAGCCAGGGCAACAAGAACTTCTACTGGGTCGGCATACCGGATGCGGCTCAGGATATCTCTGGGATCGTGGCGCGGGAGGGGATCAACAGCCTTCAGGACCTCAAGGGTAAGAAGCTTGCGATTCAGTTCGGCGGTTCGGAGGAGATCACCGATTACTTGCTGCTGAAGAATGCCGGTTTGGACATGTACAAGGATGTCCAACTCGTCAATCTCAAGCAATCTGAGATGATACAAGCGTTGAAGCAGGGACTTGTTGACGCCGCAGGGGCTTGGTATCCGGAGTACAAGCGTCTGCAAGAAGTGCCCGGCGCCAAGAAGATCGCCTCCGTGGCCGACCTCGGCTACTGGGAGAAATATCACCAGATTCCTGCGCCCAACACGCTGGTGATGAATAAGAAGTTCGTTGAGGATGATCCGGCAGCAGCGAAGCGCTTTCTGGCAGCTTACTGGAAAGCCCAGCAATGGATCATCGACAACCGCCAGGAAGCGGCGGCAATCGTCGCGAAGATCAGCAAGCAATCCCCGGAGGAATGGCTGGCCTGGGAAAACATGTCCGAGCGGTTCACCTGGAAGGATCAGGCTACCCAGCTGTCCGACAAGGGCGCATATCCAATCATGCAGTCCATGGAAGACTTCATGGCGGATACCATCAAGAAGATCGACAACAAGCCTGATTTCAGAGAGTGGGTGCGGCAAGACTTGATCGTTCCGTGA
- a CDS encoding ABC transporter permease codes for MIDASTGHSAKRWRLPDRLGYLAISAVSALVFIALWEGLAATGIIDPEFFPPPTHVWTELKTLISDGTLLTDILASAIRVVVGFALSAVVGIALGILLGTVEVVRWIVQPIISIIRPLPSLAWIPLSLLWLGIGEEQKYAIVFMGTLAPLTVFVTDATLRVDPLYIRAARNLGASKLAVMWEVILPAALPSIVSALKVTLALAWTCIISAEMVGANDGLGFLIWNAKDWSNVSQVICGMLAISVTVLVLDTILRSVEHRFIPWQRGVKRQVRLI; via the coding sequence ATGATTGACGCCTCGACGGGCCATTCCGCAAAGCGATGGAGGCTCCCAGACCGGCTCGGCTATCTCGCGATAAGCGCCGTGTCGGCCTTGGTCTTCATCGCCCTCTGGGAGGGACTGGCCGCGACGGGAATCATCGATCCTGAGTTCTTTCCGCCACCGACACATGTTTGGACCGAACTCAAGACCCTGATCAGTGACGGCACGTTGCTCACGGACATTCTTGCCAGCGCTATTCGGGTCGTCGTCGGCTTTGCCCTGTCGGCGGTGGTCGGTATCGCGCTGGGCATCCTGCTTGGCACGGTGGAGGTCGTCCGCTGGATCGTGCAACCCATCATCTCGATCATCAGGCCGCTACCGTCGCTGGCCTGGATTCCCCTGAGCCTGCTTTGGCTCGGTATCGGAGAAGAACAAAAATATGCCATTGTGTTCATGGGGACGCTGGCGCCGTTGACGGTCTTCGTAACCGATGCCACTCTTCGGGTTGATCCGCTTTACATTCGGGCGGCCCGGAACCTTGGAGCCTCAAAGCTCGCTGTCATGTGGGAGGTGATCCTGCCCGCAGCGTTGCCGAGCATCGTTTCAGCTTTGAAAGTGACACTGGCCCTGGCGTGGACGTGCATCATCAGCGCTGAAATGGTCGGCGCCAATGACGGGTTGGGCTTCCTGATCTGGAACGCCAAGGACTGGTCCAATGTCAGCCAGGTCATCTGCGGTATGCTGGCAATCAGTGTCACCGTCCTCGTTCTCGACACCATTCTCCGCAGCGTCGAACACCGCTTCATCCCTTGGCAGCGGGGTGTCAAGAGACAGGTGAGGTTGATTTGA
- a CDS encoding ABC transporter permease, translating into MTSIGLEASRKPASGARARAVRRDRFGSVIIGAASLIMLGLVWQAAISLGYLDVAFIGSPVTVYNAGKRLLEGGALFNDVLESGSRVLIGFALSCAVAIPLGLAAGCLPLLKAIIDPVVSLIRPLPSLSWIPLSMMWLGIGEEQKYAIVFMGTFAPTLVFVIDATEQVDRIYVRAARNLGAGRWAVIFQVILPAALPGILSALKVTLALAWACIISAEMVGATSGLGYLIWNAKDWGNISQVLVGMLVISASVLVLDILHRALTRRLIPWRRDQVSNLKL; encoded by the coding sequence ATGACATCGATTGGGCTCGAAGCATCCCGAAAGCCCGCCTCCGGCGCCCGCGCCAGAGCCGTCCGCCGCGACCGTTTCGGCAGCGTCATCATCGGAGCGGCCAGCCTCATCATGCTTGGTTTGGTGTGGCAGGCGGCCATATCCCTGGGTTATCTCGACGTCGCCTTCATCGGCTCACCGGTGACCGTGTATAATGCCGGTAAGCGCCTTTTAGAGGGGGGCGCGCTGTTTAACGACGTGCTCGAGAGCGGAAGCCGTGTGTTGATCGGCTTTGCCCTTTCATGTGCGGTAGCTATTCCATTAGGCCTCGCGGCCGGCTGCTTGCCTTTGCTCAAGGCGATCATTGATCCCGTCGTCTCACTCATCCGGCCACTGCCGTCTCTGTCGTGGATCCCGCTCTCCATGATGTGGCTCGGAATCGGCGAGGAGCAGAAGTATGCAATCGTCTTCATGGGCACCTTTGCGCCCACGCTTGTCTTCGTAATCGACGCCACGGAGCAGGTTGACCGGATCTATGTGCGGGCTGCCCGCAATCTCGGCGCAGGGCGCTGGGCGGTAATTTTTCAGGTGATCCTGCCAGCAGCGCTTCCTGGAATTCTCTCAGCACTGAAGGTCACGCTGGCGCTCGCCTGGGCGTGCATCATCTCGGCAGAAATGGTGGGAGCGACGAGTGGCCTGGGCTACCTGATCTGGAACGCCAAGGACTGGGGCAACATCAGCCAAGTCTTGGTCGGCATGCTGGTGATCAGCGCCTCCGTCCTTGTACTCGACATACTGCACCGGGCCCTGACCCGCAGGCTCATCCCCTGGAGGCGTGACCAAGTCTCTAATCTGAAGCTTTGA
- a CDS encoding SDR family oxidoreductase, whose protein sequence is MSIAGQRIVIIGGSSGIGLATAKAAAARGARVVIGGRSVERLGTAAAEIGAETETHALDATDEHAVKAMFEGLGKFDHLAVLVPSAPDKTASTRLVDFLHMEVGQFETVFRNRFWSQLYGIRHGAPHMTPTGSIVLMSSSQPRKTIPRYSASSAAAGAIEALARSLAIELAPIRVNVIAPGFIETPGTSHIPTERRAAWDRIAEAQPVKRLGTPEEIAHGMLFLMENSYATASVLDIDGGYRLT, encoded by the coding sequence ATGTCGATTGCCGGTCAGCGCATCGTCATCATCGGCGGCAGTTCGGGCATAGGCCTTGCCACGGCGAAGGCGGCAGCGGCTCGGGGCGCCCGGGTGGTCATCGGCGGCCGGTCTGTGGAGCGCCTCGGGACTGCCGCGGCAGAGATCGGCGCGGAGACGGAGACACATGCCTTAGACGCCACTGACGAACATGCAGTGAAGGCGATGTTCGAGGGCTTGGGCAAGTTCGACCATCTCGCCGTTCTCGTTCCATCGGCACCGGACAAGACAGCCTCGACAAGGCTTGTCGACTTCCTCCACATGGAGGTCGGCCAGTTCGAGACCGTGTTTCGCAACCGCTTTTGGTCACAGCTCTACGGCATTCGCCATGGTGCACCCCACATGACGCCCACTGGCTCGATCGTGCTCATGTCCAGCAGCCAGCCGCGTAAGACGATTCCCCGCTATTCTGCAAGCAGTGCCGCGGCGGGGGCGATTGAGGCACTGGCTCGATCACTGGCCATAGAGCTGGCACCGATCCGCGTCAACGTCATTGCACCGGGTTTCATTGAAACACCCGGGACCAGCCACATTCCGACGGAGCGTCGGGCAGCGTGGGACAGGATTGCCGAGGCACAGCCGGTCAAGCGCCTGGGCACGCCGGAGGAGATTGCGCACGGCATGCTCTTCCTCATGGAGAATTCTTATGCAACGGCCAGCGTCCTCGACATCGACGGCGGCTATCGGCTGACCTAG
- a CDS encoding LacI family DNA-binding transcriptional regulator, producing MSHLPFTPRKSATLRDVARLSGVSLMTVSNVVNRNYAAMRPETRDRVEKAIAQLGYRPRGTARSLRLDRNFAVGILIVDPLSSFLADPFISQVVAGLSNSLGERGYGCLVHGVRPEELERSIFLGDSRTDGICAFLSGDHAHRRDCLERLLKLHVPIIAIEDTNVGLHPDLAVVRQDDFGAAKAMTELFLAKGLRRFFVLAPQLPWPSVTQRLAGMNDAIKKGDSQAHLTIVPCGSGSIAEAERILPEFLHSSQEPAAIIGATDRLAVAVARFVTQREMPFPSSIGSFSASETSNDLAVFTIVAISEPYRIGREAGLLMVERIEKGAFRQQEVLIPIKLYQR from the coding sequence ATGAGCCATCTCCCTTTTACGCCCAGAAAAAGTGCCACGTTACGAGATGTGGCCAGGTTATCGGGCGTCTCGTTGATGACGGTTTCGAATGTCGTCAATCGAAACTACGCCGCGATGCGGCCCGAAACGCGCGATCGCGTGGAAAAGGCGATTGCTCAGCTCGGCTATCGGCCTCGGGGAACAGCCCGAAGCTTGAGGCTCGATCGAAATTTCGCGGTCGGAATTTTGATCGTCGATCCTCTGTCTTCGTTTCTCGCGGATCCCTTCATTTCCCAAGTCGTGGCCGGACTGAGCAATAGCCTCGGGGAGCGTGGTTATGGTTGCCTGGTTCACGGCGTAAGACCGGAGGAGCTCGAGCGTTCGATTTTCCTGGGGGATTCGCGAACCGACGGCATCTGCGCGTTTCTGAGTGGTGACCACGCTCATCGCAGGGACTGTCTCGAGCGACTGCTCAAACTCCATGTCCCGATCATTGCAATCGAAGATACGAATGTCGGTCTCCATCCTGACTTAGCGGTCGTGCGCCAAGACGACTTTGGTGCGGCTAAGGCAATGACAGAGCTATTTCTGGCGAAAGGGCTTCGGAGGTTTTTTGTGCTTGCCCCTCAACTTCCCTGGCCCTCCGTGACACAGCGGCTCGCGGGGATGAACGACGCGATCAAAAAAGGCGACAGCCAGGCTCACTTAACGATTGTTCCCTGTGGAAGCGGCAGCATTGCGGAAGCAGAGAGAATCCTGCCTGAGTTTCTTCATTCCTCTCAGGAGCCTGCCGCGATCATCGGGGCCACAGATCGGTTAGCAGTCGCGGTTGCTCGATTCGTCACACAGAGAGAGATGCCGTTTCCGTCTTCAATCGGGAGCTTCAGCGCATCAGAGACCTCAAATGACCTCGCTGTTTTTACCATCGTTGCCATTTCAGAGCCTTATCGGATCGGAAGGGAAGCCGGACTCCTGATGGTCGAGAGGATCGAAAAAGGGGCATTCCGCCAGCAGGAAGTTCTGATCCCAATCAAGCTGTATCAGAGGTAG
- a CDS encoding ABC transporter ATP-binding protein: MTNIIRVENVSMEYEGGAETIRALGGLSMDVRAGEILCIVGSSGCGKSTLLSLIAGFQTPTAGRILLHGQPITGIDTRCGMIFQEYALFPWKTVQRNVEFGLKMRHVGKDERRETARYFIKLVGLEGFENAYPSELSGGMRQRAALARSLANDPEILLMDEPFAAVDAMTRQLLQDQLIDIVEKTAKTVIFVTHSIDEALILSDRIVVFSSRPGRVKVAIDNDLPKPRSAAAQLTPRYLELKTQIWDSVQEEVLQQIARMERLPA, from the coding sequence TTGACAAACATCATCCGTGTCGAGAATGTCAGTATGGAGTATGAGGGCGGCGCAGAGACGATCCGCGCTCTGGGCGGGTTGTCGATGGATGTCCGCGCGGGAGAAATTCTGTGCATCGTGGGCAGCTCGGGATGTGGCAAGTCGACTCTGCTTAGCCTCATTGCCGGGTTTCAGACCCCGACCGCCGGTCGGATTCTGCTCCACGGCCAGCCCATCACCGGCATTGATACCCGCTGCGGCATGATCTTCCAGGAATACGCGCTTTTTCCATGGAAGACCGTTCAGAGAAATGTCGAGTTCGGGCTCAAGATGCGCCATGTCGGCAAGGATGAGCGTCGCGAGACAGCCCGCTACTTTATCAAGCTCGTCGGCTTGGAGGGCTTCGAGAACGCATATCCCTCCGAGCTGTCAGGAGGCATGCGCCAGAGGGCAGCCCTGGCGCGGTCGCTGGCTAATGATCCCGAGATCCTGCTGATGGATGAACCCTTCGCTGCCGTCGATGCCATGACCCGTCAATTGTTGCAGGACCAGTTGATCGACATTGTCGAAAAGACCGCCAAGACTGTCATCTTCGTCACCCACAGCATCGATGAGGCCTTGATCCTATCCGATCGTATAGTTGTCTTTTCTTCGCGCCCTGGCCGCGTGAAGGTTGCCATCGACAATGATCTGCCGAAGCCGAGGAGCGCCGCAGCACAGCTGACGCCGCGCTACCTGGAACTGAAGACGCAAATCTGGGACAGCGTGCAGGAAGAGGTTCTGCAGCAGATCGCGCGCATGGAGCGCCTGCCGGCATAG
- a CDS encoding NAD(P)/FAD-dependent oxidoreductase → MPSLPCRIIIVGAGIIGVVTAAALRREGHDVVIIDRLPPGEACSFGNSGGMPRNHSFPMAMPGIVWNVPRYLADPRGPLAIRWQALPRIAPFLLRFLRASAKSRFLPILDHLTAMMQQSHADWTGLIGDAGLGVLIRDDGALTLYRSNADRSVAWATWQLLVDRGAELQTLDGQALTDLEPAVPAGYHSAVFEPDYRRTIDPHGLCVGVARHVERIGGRLKRETVSEIVPTESNHVLVRTNLGEHVADRVVIAAGAWSGNFARRFGDWVPLEPARGYHATITNFSPMPKRPLFIADRKLSLNPMATGLRTGGNIEFAGLGQVPDFARPARQLDIVRDLYPNAEVGAHTKWAGDRPMMPDSLPVIGRSPRHPNIIYAFGHGQYGLALAAVTGRLVAEIVGERPTTLDIAPFKPDRF, encoded by the coding sequence ATGCCAAGTCTTCCCTGCAGAATCATAATTGTCGGCGCGGGGATAATCGGTGTCGTCACCGCTGCCGCTCTTCGCCGCGAAGGTCACGACGTGGTCATCATTGATCGGCTTCCGCCGGGAGAAGCCTGTTCCTTCGGCAATTCCGGCGGCATGCCCCGAAACCATTCCTTCCCGATGGCCATGCCGGGGATCGTATGGAACGTTCCTCGCTATCTCGCCGATCCCCGCGGGCCACTGGCAATCCGCTGGCAGGCCCTGCCCCGCATCGCACCGTTTCTCCTGCGCTTTCTTCGCGCGAGCGCAAAAAGTCGCTTTTTACCTATCCTCGATCACCTGACTGCGATGATGCAGCAGAGCCACGCCGATTGGACAGGGCTCATTGGGGATGCCGGTCTCGGCGTTCTTATCCGCGACGATGGCGCACTGACGCTTTATCGCAGCAACGCAGACCGAAGTGTTGCCTGGGCAACCTGGCAACTTCTCGTCGATCGTGGCGCTGAACTTCAAACACTCGATGGCCAAGCCTTGACCGACCTCGAACCGGCGGTTCCTGCCGGCTATCACTCGGCGGTTTTTGAGCCGGACTACCGCCGCACGATCGACCCCCATGGCCTGTGCGTTGGTGTAGCGCGTCATGTCGAACGCATTGGTGGGAGGCTCAAGCGGGAAACGGTGAGCGAAATCGTTCCCACCGAAAGCAATCATGTGCTGGTCCGGACCAATCTCGGCGAACATGTCGCTGACAGGGTCGTGATCGCAGCCGGTGCCTGGTCTGGGAACTTCGCCAGACGCTTCGGCGATTGGGTGCCTCTGGAACCCGCCCGGGGCTACCACGCGACGATTACCAACTTCAGTCCCATGCCGAAGCGGCCCCTCTTCATCGCAGACAGGAAGCTGTCGCTCAATCCCATGGCAACCGGCTTGCGGACTGGTGGCAACATTGAGTTCGCGGGCCTCGGCCAAGTGCCTGACTTCGCCAGACCGGCACGTCAGCTGGACATCGTGCGTGACCTTTACCCGAACGCTGAGGTTGGCGCCCATACGAAATGGGCGGGCGATCGTCCGATGATGCCGGACTCGCTCCCTGTCATCGGCCGTTCTCCCAGGCATCCCAACATCATCTACGCCTTCGGGCATGGCCAGTATGGGTTGGCACTCGCTGCCGTCACCGGCCGCCTCGTCGCGGAAATTGTCGGCGAGCGGCCGACCACTCTCGATATCGCCCCGTTCAAACCCGACAGATTTTAG
- a CDS encoding SDR family NAD(P)-dependent oxidoreductase, which yields MSLSGSRIVIIGGSSGIGLATARSAAALGARVVIGGRSLDRLRSAAEEIGGDVETRALDASDEASVKALFDDLGQFDHLTVLVPSAPDKSASAKLVNFLDMEPGRFEQVFRNRFWSQVYGVRYGAPHMSRTGSIVLMSETSPRKTIPCYSGSSAAAGAIEALARSLAIELAPIRVNVISPGFIATPGTDNIPAERKAAWDRMAALQPVKRLGTAEEIAQGMLFLMDNAYATATVLDIDGGYRLT from the coding sequence ATGTCGCTTTCCGGTTCCAGGATCGTTATTATTGGTGGAAGTTCCGGGATCGGTTTGGCGACTGCCAGAAGCGCGGCCGCACTCGGCGCACGGGTGGTCATCGGCGGGCGCTCACTGGACCGTTTGAGGAGCGCTGCCGAGGAGATCGGCGGCGATGTCGAGACTAGGGCATTGGATGCCTCCGACGAGGCTTCCGTCAAGGCACTCTTCGATGATCTCGGACAATTCGATCATCTCACGGTGTTGGTGCCCTCCGCGCCCGACAAGTCGGCCTCCGCGAAGCTCGTGAATTTTCTCGACATGGAACCTGGCCGGTTCGAGCAGGTCTTTCGCAACCGCTTTTGGTCTCAGGTCTATGGAGTCCGCTACGGCGCGCCGCATATGAGCCGCACGGGCTCTATCGTTCTCATGTCCGAGACGTCGCCCCGTAAAACAATCCCTTGCTATTCAGGGAGCAGCGCCGCGGCGGGCGCCATTGAGGCGTTGGCGAGATCGCTAGCAATCGAACTGGCGCCAATTCGCGTCAATGTCATCTCGCCCGGTTTCATCGCAACGCCGGGGACTGATAACATTCCGGCAGAACGCAAAGCTGCATGGGATCGCATGGCGGCACTTCAGCCGGTCAAACGTCTCGGTACGGCTGAGGAAATCGCGCAAGGCATGTTGTTTCTGATGGACAACGCCTATGCGACGGCGACCGTGCTCGACATCGATGGTGGCTATCGCCTGACTTAA